The following nucleotide sequence is from Hevea brasiliensis isolate MT/VB/25A 57/8 chromosome 7, ASM3005281v1, whole genome shotgun sequence.
AACCAATTACAAAATCAGAAGTACTGATCATACTTACTGTCCCTGCGTACAGTATTTCCTCCAACAATAATGGCATCACTTCTGCCTCGCAGTTCAAAAACTCGATTCCTTGACTTTCTGCTACTTATCCATGCTGCGTGTCCAGTACTGGCAGCTATTTTTCCTGTTAGCATACGAGGAAAAGTATTACTAGACTTTTTTCAAAGACTCGACATCTGTTTTTGAGTAACTGGATAATTAATTTACTTCACTATTAAGCGAATTTAAAAAGGCtaaagattaattttaaaaagaaattatTTGAAACATAATTCTCACCATCAAGAGTCATAGCATACTTGAGGATGGAGAATGGAACTCGAGAAGTGGCTCTATGAATCAAAGGGGCATTGACAAGGAGGCATGATTTTCGAGCATCCTGCAATGCAATGTAACATGCATCACCAACTTTGACAGGTACATAAATGAAAAAAGgcgaaaaaagaggaaaaagaaagagaGTAAAATTTACACTTGTGATCATAAAGACAAATTATTTAGGTAACGCTGATAGAAACAAAAATGTTCAGAATGGTTTTTCCTTTAAGCCATCTTctccattcatttctcatggcaaCAAGAATTGCAGGAAACAAATTTTCTTATATTACACAAGGGAAAGAACAAGAACGATAGCCCCAGTATCAAAGGCAAGCAAATGTGCATTTTACCTCGACAATCTTACTTTGGAGATCTTCTCCAAGAACATCAACCTGTATACCTTGACTTCTTAGCGCACGCACAGCATTGCCTTGAAGATGCCTCAACGGATGCCTAATCCCAACCACAACTCTTGCAATCCCTGCCTAATCTAAAAAATGTCAATTATCTCCTAAGCACGCTAATTATTATTTGTTTTACTTAgcagaagaaaggaagagaaaattGAGAAGCTTTTACCTCAACAAGAGCAGAGACAGCAGTGTGATCTCCATGGCAATCCCCAGGCTCCATATTCAGATAAGCAGTAGCGCCTTTGCTCGACCCGGCGGCAACCTCCACCGCTTGAATCTCAGCAGGCTTTGTCCCCTGCGCGTATAAATAGCCCTCCCCGGCAACATTTCCCGATGGAGTGGCTATGACGCAGCCGAAATTCGGGTGCGGGGAGGTGAAGCCGGCGGACTTGTCGGCTAACTCGGCAGCGCGTTTGATAAAGGCGGCATCATTGGAGTGAAAGTGATTGGGATTCGCATAACAAATAATAGGTGAGAAGCGGAAGGAGTTGATTCCTAAAGAGAAAGCCATTAGTGTGAGTGTGATTAATTGAAGATGTGTTTCCCACTGAATTGATCTTTCTACAACTTATCTATCCACCGAATCACCCTCCCTACTCTTTCTGTTCGGTTTCGTTACATTTGGAGGCGGAATATGGGAGAAGACGAAGGCTTGAGCCTCAGAGAGAAATGGGCCGAGctataaaaatttttcttataaaatGGGCCAAGCTTATAAAATAGTTTTCTGTATTTTCTGGTTAGAACATTAAGGGTCTGTTTGGGTAGAGTGAGGAAATGATAAATAAGAGTAACGAGGGATAAGTAATTATTATACCCCTATTTAGAAAGAGATGAGCTGGTGAAGGGTAAGGGTAAGGTTTATCCTCCTTTATccctcaaatctcaatttttcttaCACCTTAAATTAGGGTGTAAGCAGAGGGAGATGAgagataaaaattattttattttttatttttctattatatctttaattttttttattaaaaatccaATTATACCTATTAAAAATAAACCTAATTTAGCACTATAAATAAATGTCTTCTCTTTGTGGCCGTATCTAATCTCTTCGCTCTTTCTCGTGGATTTTGAACTCTTATAGAaaaaatgttaattttatttttttatttaataaataaaaaattacaaaagtttattttataacaataatattttacctaccttttaaaaaaataaaatattttaaaagatgcAAAATGACATTTgtattactttatatatatatctaaGTTGAATGTTGAAATAGTATATATCATGATCTAATATAAAAAgacaataaaaaatataaattataagtcattaaactaaaaataaaatgcCTTAATttgcatattaaaaaaataaacaataaattttatctaatagaaaatgatatttttataattttaataattatttacccTTCTTTCACTTCTTTCCAAACATAAAGAATAAGTATTACCTCTACTTACTTTTTCATTAATTCACCTCTTTCCAAACATGAGAATTTTTTTATTGTAACACTCCTTACCCTTCTCCCTCCTTACCCTCCCTTGCTCTCCTATTAATTATCCTTCCCTCACCCCATCCAAACAAACTCTAAAAGTaaggaattaataaaaaaatatttactcatcaaagaaaaattgaattatttaaaaaaataactttttttataTACACAATATaaaaacatattattaatttaatattaatattaaataataaaaaatattttttataaaacataatttttatatatataattattttttataaaataaatagagctaaatttacaaattttttagTTATAATTATCAAAGTTTACATTCTTCGAtccatttatttcataaaaaataacgtgtatataaaatattttttattatttaattataatattaaattaataatatatatttattttatatatacataaatatattcatattttaataaaataatcaaaattttaaaaataaaaaataattctcttttaaaaaataaaaattattttgttaaaaaatgacttaatttctACTCCAAacatcaaaaaaataaaaatttttcatgaaacaagttttgatatttaaattttattattgtgATTGCTATTGAATATGTCATTGCATCTTCGTTTTTTATTtaataagagaaaaaaattaaGATGGAATTTATTTAATCAAATAGAAGTAACTAAAAAATGCTGCATCCCCCAATTTATCAGCTAGCtagtaaaattaaatatttaaattaaactttcatatcataatctaacttcacttcaaaaatatattttgtaaaaaaaaaattatttttatttaaattttcagGTATCCTCAAGGCAATGCAGCAATAACAAACACACTGGTTTGgcaattaatttaatcaaaagtACCAACACAAACATGGAAACACCATTGCCATACGTGAAACAATAACACCAGAGACATCAAAGAGCAATACTGATTATTGAATGTAATTAAACCACACATGGCTTTATCTTGTCATCATCAAAAGACAGCACACCAAATATTATGAAAGTTGAAACTTTTATGAGTTAATAGCTAATGTCTCGGGAATGAATAGCAAACGTAGCATGGAACATGGTCGGATGTCATATGACCAGCTGCAATTATTCCTCTTCCTCTGCCTCCTCCAGCCAATTAACAAAGGGCTCTAGGGCCTTCACAAAGGTTTGCCTATAACCACAACAAGATATCCAAACAGTGAATATAATATCCCATACTTCTCAGTAAATACCAGCATATTTGCTTTTTTAATACCATAAAAACAATTGCAGCCTAATGTCCTGCAAGTCTGGTCGAGTAAAATTACAGTAAATAAAGACAAGCACAAAGTAAATGGGGACTATGGGAGACCCCATGATACAGTATGATCAAATATACTTGCATACCTGCCCTTTGGGTTTGCTCCTTTGCGGAACCAGTGAAGAATGGTGTCTTCTGCAAGCACATCCTGATCATAGAGAGACCTCACTATCTCAGGAAACAACTTCATCAGCTTAGCATCCTCATAGCACTGCATCTGAACCTTGTACATGAGTTCCAGCTCAAGTTTTCCATTGGTACAGAAGGTATTTAACAGTTTTGCCCATGTTTTCACCTGCATCATAGAAAGCAGCCTCATCAGTAAGGTAATTGTTTTCCCCAAACTGTCACCTGCAGCTAAACAATGAATAACTGTTGTGTATTTGTCACATGTTCACAAAGAAATTCTGAAACATTTGGCAAACCAAAATGTAATATTGACCAAGGAATTCAGAATTCCTTATATTACAATTCATCATGGTGTATTGTGACAGCATTAATGTTAATAAATGTTGGTTTTGGGGGGAAGAAAGGAAGGAAGACGAGGGAGggagggagggagagagagagagagaagggggtgGGGTGTTGGTGGGTTTTGGGCGCAGTAGGGGGCACAGTAGGCAGCGGGCAACCAGGGGACCTCAACCATACCTGGCGCAAAGCTGCATTTGCATTCTGCTGCTGGTTCTTCCCAGACCACTGAACAGCATCCATTAAAACATCCCATAAGACACGCACAACCTCAGTGTCTGGGAGTTTAGCATCTTTAACCCGTTGCTTGACAGTCTCTATAACATCAGTTATATCAGCCTCCTCTGCTATCAGCGTTGTTAATGCAGATTTCATTTCCTTCAGTTTTACCtcaaatgttttcttttcattgtaTTCAACCAAAGGTACAAGCCCTTCCTTGCTGAAAATCAAGTATGAAAAGACATCAATAAGTTCCAGATTATGTATCAACAACATAATATAGTATCATGAAACATAATGGAAAGTGTAACTCATAAACCAAGCAGAGCTCAGCATGAAATTTATGAATGGCCAGATCATCATGAACTCGAGCAACGCAAAAGTACTAAAAAAATGTCAAATTTTATACAGGTACATCCATAATGCAACAAATGTTCACACAAATTGTACGGAAGCATTAAAAAAATCGTCAAATGGCATTTCAGATAAAGCAAAATGCTTTTCAAagcaaaacaaaataaataaagaaaatatgcaAGAAAAATAGCAAGTAGCAAATTAGATTCAAAGGGAAGGGATAAAAACACACGTGAAATGCTCAGAGAAACATTCAGCTGAGCGCTTTGCAGATGGAAAGAAGTCCAGAAGATTATCCTCCACTTTACCCCGCTTGAGGATTGAAATCAAATCATCAAGGCTATTATCAACCAGGTACTCCTTAAAGAAGTCTGTTATAAATGAAAGAACTAGCCCTTTGGCCACAAGATTATCCTTAAGCAGAGGCTGGAACACAGTCTCCGGTGGGAGCCCTGATAGTTTCTGGGAGAAAGCAAGTGCTGTGAAAATGGCCAACTTCTTCCTTTCATTTTCCTCGAATAGTTCCAGCGACTGTAAGAATCTTCGCATAACATTTTCAAGGTTCTTTATGAGGAATGGCCTACGGCGCAAAATTTTCTGTATGTAAATTACAGATGGTAAGATGATTTCACGCTTAGGTTCACAGTCTATTATAGAGTAAGGATGGCGCTCCCCCTCATCAGGTTTTGTTGTGCCAGGTTGTGTACGGCCTCCTGTGAAAACAACCTGCACATATACAATGAATGAGATTCTCATAGAACTTAAGATATTTTCCTCCAATGAAAAAAAAAgatagaaagaaaaacaaaaacagCAACACAAGTAATTGATATTGGAAAAGCAACAGGTAAGCACATATCTATTCCAAACAGAATAAAATGAACATAAAACAGGAAAACCCAGCACCTAAGCAAAGTAGCTAATCTCATTTTCAGAAAACCATCAATAAGTTGGGTAAGAGCAGAGACCACCAAACCAAACCAGCACACCATCAGCATCTACAAGGCACCCACTTTTCAAAATGACTAACCTCTGCTACTTCCCATCTCTCCAGATGTATTACCCAATTTGAGGAAAGAAGGATCAATTTAACTTCTAATTCCAATATAGCCTACAGAATGATGTAGACCATGATGCTTCAGACAGTTACATTTCCGCCAAAAAAACAAAGCACACAATTTAGGATCCAAATTCtcagttattttgagttttgagaataTGCTGTGTTTTACATCTAAGAATATGCCacaaataagttaaaaaaaaaatgctattcTCAGAGCATTAAGCAAACTGATTACAAGCCAATTAGATGTATGTCAATATCTAGCTTTCTCACAAATATCTTGATTCTCTATCCAAGTGTATCTACATCTTAAATGAAAGAACTTGACAGTTTGAAACTCCTATAGTAAACTTGCCTCAAAAAAGGTGTCGCCGTATCTTGAAAGGTTAAGGTCTGAAGATTCAATGCTCTTGGCAATAAGTTCCTGCACATAATGAATTTTGTTTATTTCAACAAGATTAACCAACTAAGTATGGCAAAAAAGTAGCTAAAGTGACGGTTGATGCATTGGGGAAAAGATTACCAAATCACCAGCATTATCCAGATAAATCTGGACCACTGCATCCGCAAATGCTGCAGGGTCCAGCGGCTCTGCAATGTTCCGTTTGCGGGTCTTAATCCGCGTGCCACTGTACATAGACAACAAGTTAGAGGCAAAAAATTTCATGGAAGTATAAAATAGAAGTCGATATATTGGAGATATATTTACTTAATTCCTACCATATCCCTTTGTGTTACAAACACAAGCCAAAAGTGTTGAAGTATCACactcatttttctttttaattaggtATGAGCATTACATATTGAAATTTCATAACCATTAATAGATGTGACAGAATACATCTTTCAACAAAATCAATACTCCCGATGATTCATTAACTAACTAGATTGAGCCTGCTTCAACATATCGCTTAACTATGACCAGAAAAGTTAAAGCCATAACCTCAAGACACCTAATTTTTCCATGCTTTCCAGCAATGTCATCCTATATTTTGTTTAAAATAGAAAAAATGTAAAATTCTTTTGAGAAATAAATAACTATTTAAAAGCTacaatatttaatgaaatatacaAAATGGGAGTTCATGATTAAATAAGAAGAATTTCGAAGAAGAAACCATAAATGAACAGGTAATAACGACTTACCCAAGAGTGGGTCTCTCCTTTGAGCTgcgaatgattaaaaaaaaaggaaaaaaaaaaaaaagggggaatcAGTAAGTATTGTTAACTTTCTCACGTAATTTTGAGACAAAAGAAAAAAGGTATCTTCCCAAAAAGTGGATCAAATTTTGATTATTTACGGAACGAAAAAAAtacaaattatgataaaaattaacacAAAATGATAATGAAGTTCCAAATCCACAATCATTTTAGCTAAATTTCATTAACTAAATAGTGGATCAGTTATAAACACAAAATTAACATTTTTCACCTAAAAGAAAAATCGGAATTCATTTCTTCACTCTAAAGAACCCAAAGAACAAGCGAATCAAACTCAAGAATATCGAATAACTCATGAATATGTTATCATAGAAAATAATATGACAAATAAACACACAATTATCTAAACAAAACAACAAAATTTATCACCGATCACAACCAAAGAGGGAAAGAAACAAGAATTGCGTTGAATAATTGATCAATTTAAGAAAATGGAGTTGCAAAGAACCAGATCCGTGACTACTTGCAGCGATAAGATCAAGATATCCACATGCATAAGCAAATAAGCATATCAATTTATCTGTGTGgagaaataaaagagagaaagggagTGAAGGTACCTCATAAACCAAGACGAGAAGGGATCGGAGAAGCGAAGAGTGTCTCTGAGATTTGGGAGACTGAGAtttttagagagagagaagaggggaaGGAAGGGAGGGAGAAAATGGGATTTGGTGCGGTGGGTTTGGACAGTGATGATAACTTTTTAGAGAGTCAAAatagaataataaataaataaataaataaaataactgCTTAGAAAACACGGGGTCTCCGTCGCCGACTCCGTCTTTGGAGTACGGATGCCCCGTGACAATGCGGCTCGGGTTCTTAAATCCGACTGTTTAAGATCCGATTCGATTTTAATTTCGActtattaaatatttttctttcttaaaactactattttaaattgaattaaatcactaattttaatttgattttgttCAAGATATGCCCAATCCTCatctaatttttatttgatttaaatttatgaattttttatcgattttaatctaattttaacttaaattaaattataaatagttTTGGAtatgaaaggaaaaaaaattaaatttggaatcttgataataaattaaattatttaataataataataatagtaataataataagataatgataaatttactttaatttatgtTAGAATGATTGTTgaaaaaaaattttccttaaatatAGTAAAGATTAATTGAAAGTTATATTTGACATATTTTttacaataaaattattaaaataaacaattttttttttcaaatcacatctaaaattataattttctacaaAGTATATTTTTACCTTTTAAATTCAACCCTAAACAGAGCTTTAGAAACAGATGGCTCCTTAGCATTTTTCGTTTTGTAAGCAGGTGGCAAGCAGCGAAGAGGCTTCTTGAAAGTTTCACGCTTCAAGCTTCCTCAAGAAATAATGAAACACCCTACTTGTTAAGATTTGAAACCATCATTACAGGTTGTATAATTTATGTCCTTGACATTCAAAAACTTGTTGTGTACACACATTCAACAATGGAGAAACAGTGTACTTCTAAGTATAAGAATTACAAGTAACTAAACTATAGATCAAAGGGCCACAAATGAAGCAAATAGTTGTAACACTAGCAGCAGCGAGCCCCAATGACTCGGTCAACACCACAGATGTGCCTGCAAGAAAGGCTAAAACCATTGCATAAATGGACCATTTATTGAACAAGGCGGCATATTTTGCTAAGCAAGCAGCAGTGTAATCCCTTTTCACTCCTGAAGCCCCAAAATGGAGAAACATTGAGGCAGTTGATAAACCAAATGCGAATGAATTAGCTATCACAAATACTCTAAAACCAGATTTTTTGCTTAAAATTGCCATGCCTTGACTATCTTGGTCATCACTGTAGTACCCACCAGGCAATGTCAAGGATGCTGCAAAGGTGACAGTTGCAATGATAGTTGCTACCAGTATGTAAACGTTGCCAATCTCCTTCATGTGCTCAGATGCATCCTTTTTCTGTCTTACAGGTTCTGCTTCTCCATGGAGGGCTACATGTTTCACTTTGTTTTCCTTGCTGGATCCCTGTGTCTCAATAACTTCCACTTTCATGGTTCCTACAGTGGTTGATGGTTCGGAACTTCTTAAAGCGCCCCTTGCCCTCAGTTTCCACAATATTTTAGCCTGAAGGATTTTAAATAACATTCCTGTGAATTTTGCATTTATAATTGAATTCCAATTTCCAACTGCTTGGATATGTGGAGCATACCTTTTCATGCTGTTTAAGCTGCATACTTGATTTGATAATGTCAAAAGTGGTCATGCCTACGTTGTTTATAGCACCTTTGTCAACTCTGTAATCATTTACTAGCATTAATAAAATTTCATAGCGTCCTTGAAGAGCAGCCCAGTGTAAAGGTGTGTTTCCATCTTTATCTCTATCATTTATAAGGTCTGCAGTAACTGAAGTTGATAGGAATATCTTAACCACACTTCTCTTTCCACTTTCTGCCGCAACATGGAGAGCTGTTCGACCTCTATTGTCTAACAACTCGGGCATATCAGGATATTTTGTAATGAGCTGTAGGGTAACATCACCATGGCCAGCCTTTGCTGAAATGTGAAGAGCAGACATGCCTTCTTTGTCCTTCACATAAGCTTGGGAGGTATCAAACTGTAGTAAGAGTTCAACAATTTCTGCATTGCCCAAATATGCAGCATATTGAAGAGGAATCCATCCAAACTTATCTGCTTCAGCAATTGCAGATGGACATCTTTTAAGCACCGCAGACATGAAATCTGAGAGAAATGGAAATCACATTGATAAGGTTAGCCTAGATAAAAATCCATATAGTTTCCTTTATTTCACCTTGGACTATTCATTCTTCTAAAACAATTGTAAATACAAGTTG
It contains:
- the LOC110659905 gene encoding ankyrin repeat-containing protein ITN1 isoform X3; protein product: MDPELYQAIIYGDQKFFENLRDADSYDLLQVTSGHKNSIIHVAAKCGEMQIAEKIIALCPSLLHQTNTKVEVEKELLRMQNLDKDTALHEAARNGNFEVVSLLVNEDPELAQIVNNAGESSLFLAVDRKFYKIACLIHEVAPACSYGGRNSMNVLHVAIIRADKNFMFVVTSMVINIIVLCSKIFVLCINQFLPAASKLHCLQIKHSYRFSFIGADFMSAVLKRCPSAIAEADKFGWIPLQYAAYLGNAEIVELLLQFDTSQAYVKDKEGMSALHISAKAGHGDVTLQLITKYPDMPELLDNRGRTALHVAAESGKRSVVKIFLSTSVTADLINDRDKDGNTPLHWAALQGRYEILLMLVNDYRVDKGAINNVGMTTFDIIKSSMQLKQHEKAKILWKLRARGALRSSEPSTTVGTMKVEVIETQGSSKENKVKHVALHGEAEPVRQKKDASEHMKEIGNVYILVATIIATVTFAASLTLPGGYYSDDQDSQGMAILSKKSGFRVFVIANSFAFGLSTASMFLHFGASGVKRDYTAACLAKYAALFNKWSIYAMVLAFLAGTSVVLTESLGLAAASVTTICFICGPLIYSLVTCNSYT
- the LOC110659905 gene encoding ankyrin repeat-containing protein ITN1 isoform X2, coding for MDPELYQAIIYGDQKFFENLRDADSYDLLQVTSGHKNSIIHVAAKCGEMQIAEKIIALCPSLLHQTNTKGDSPLHIAARLGLFQMTQFLINCAKLVEVEVEKELLRMQNLDKDTALHEAARNGNFEVVSLLVNEDPELAQIVNNAGESSLFLAVDRKFYKIACLIHEVAPACSYGDFMFVVTSMVINIIVLCSKIFVLCINQFLPAASKLHCLQIKHSYRFSFIGADFMSAVLKRCPSAIAEADKFGWIPLQYAAYLGNAEIVELLLQFDTSQAYVKDKEGMSALHISAKAGHGDVTLQLITKYPDMPELLDNRGRTALHVAAESGKRSVVKIFLSTSVTADLINDRDKDGNTPLHWAALQGRYEILLMLVNDYRVDKGAINNVGMTTFDIIKSSMQLKQHEKAKILWKLRARGALRSSEPSTTVGTMKVEVIETQGSSKENKVKHVALHGEAEPVRQKKDASEHMKEIGNVYILVATIIATVTFAASLTLPGGYYSDDQDSQGMAILSKKSGFRVFVIANSFAFGLSTASMFLHFGASGVKRDYTAACLAKYAALFNKWSIYAMVLAFLAGTSVVLTESLGLAAASVTTICFICGPLIYSLVTCNSYT
- the LOC110659905 gene encoding ankyrin repeat-containing protein NPR4 isoform X1, giving the protein MDPELYQAIIYGDQKFFENLRDADSYDLLQVTSGHKNSIIHVAAKCGEMQIAEKIIALCPSLLHQTNTKGDSPLHIAARLGLFQMTQFLINCAKLVEVEVEKELLRMQNLDKDTALHEAARNGNFEVVSLLVNEDPELAQIVNNAGESSLFLAVDRKFYKIACLIHEVAPACSYGGRNSMNVLHVAIIRADKNFMFVVTSMVINIIVLCSKIFVLCINQFLPAASKLHCLQIKHSYRFSFIGADFMSAVLKRCPSAIAEADKFGWIPLQYAAYLGNAEIVELLLQFDTSQAYVKDKEGMSALHISAKAGHGDVTLQLITKYPDMPELLDNRGRTALHVAAESGKRSVVKIFLSTSVTADLINDRDKDGNTPLHWAALQGRYEILLMLVNDYRVDKGAINNVGMTTFDIIKSSMQLKQHEKAKILWKLRARGALRSSEPSTTVGTMKVEVIETQGSSKENKVKHVALHGEAEPVRQKKDASEHMKEIGNVYILVATIIATVTFAASLTLPGGYYSDDQDSQGMAILSKKSGFRVFVIANSFAFGLSTASMFLHFGASGVKRDYTAACLAKYAALFNKWSIYAMVLAFLAGTSVVLTESLGLAAASVTTICFICGPLIYSLVTCNSYT
- the LOC110659905 gene encoding ankyrin repeat-containing protein ITN1 isoform X4; translation: MQIAEKIIALCPSLLHQTNTKGDSPLHIAARLGLFQMTQFLINCAKLVEVEVEKELLRMQNLDKDTALHEAARNGNFEVVSLLVNEDPELAQIVNNAGESSLFLAVDRKFYKIACLIHEVAPACSYGGRNSMNVLHVAIIRADKNFMFVVTSMVINIIVLCSKIFVLCINQFLPAASKLHCLQIKHSYRFSFIGADFMSAVLKRCPSAIAEADKFGWIPLQYAAYLGNAEIVELLLQFDTSQAYVKDKEGMSALHISAKAGHGDVTLQLITKYPDMPELLDNRGRTALHVAAESGKRSVVKIFLSTSVTADLINDRDKDGNTPLHWAALQGRYEILLMLVNDYRVDKGAINNVGMTTFDIIKSSMQLKQHEKAKILWKLRARGALRSSEPSTTVGTMKVEVIETQGSSKENKVKHVALHGEAEPVRQKKDASEHMKEIGNVYILVATIIATVTFAASLTLPGGYYSDDQDSQGMAILSKKSGFRVFVIANSFAFGLSTASMFLHFGASGVKRDYTAACLAKYAALFNKWSIYAMVLAFLAGTSVVLTESLGLAAASVTTICFICGPLIYSLVTCNSYT
- the LOC110659907 gene encoding uncharacterized protein LOC110659907 isoform X1; this translates as MSSKERPTLGGTRIKTRKRNIAEPLDPAAFADAVVQIYLDNAGDLELIAKSIESSDLNLSRYGDTFFEVVFTGGRTQPGTTKPDEGERHPYSIIDCEPKREIILPSVIYIQKILRRRPFLIKNLENVMRRFLQSLELFEENERKKLAIFTALAFSQKLSGLPPETVFQPLLKDNLVAKGLVLSFITDFFKEYLVDNSLDDLISILKRGKVEDNLLDFFPSAKRSAECFSEHFTKEGLVPLVEYNEKKTFEVKLKEMKSALTTLIAEEADITDVIETVKQRVKDAKLPDTEVVRVLWDVLMDAVQWSGKNQQQNANAALRQVKTWAKLLNTFCTNGKLELELMYKVQMQCYEDAKLMKLFPEIVRSLYDQDVLAEDTILHWFRKGANPKGRQTFVKALEPFVNWLEEAEEEE
- the LOC110659905 gene encoding ankyrin repeat-containing protein ITN1 isoform X5 is translated as MQIAEKIIALCPSLLHQTNTKVEVEKELLRMQNLDKDTALHEAARNGNFEVVSLLVNEDPELAQIVNNAGESSLFLAVDRKFYKIACLIHEVAPACSYGGRNSMNVLHVAIIRADKNFMFVVTSMVINIIVLCSKIFVLCINQFLPAASKLHCLQIKHSYRFSFIGADFMSAVLKRCPSAIAEADKFGWIPLQYAAYLGNAEIVELLLQFDTSQAYVKDKEGMSALHISAKAGHGDVTLQLITKYPDMPELLDNRGRTALHVAAESGKRSVVKIFLSTSVTADLINDRDKDGNTPLHWAALQGRYEILLMLVNDYRVDKGAINNVGMTTFDIIKSSMQLKQHEKAKILWKLRARGALRSSEPSTTVGTMKVEVIETQGSSKENKVKHVALHGEAEPVRQKKDASEHMKEIGNVYILVATIIATVTFAASLTLPGGYYSDDQDSQGMAILSKKSGFRVFVIANSFAFGLSTASMFLHFGASGVKRDYTAACLAKYAALFNKWSIYAMVLAFLAGTSVVLTESLGLAAASVTTICFICGPLIYSLVTCNSYT
- the LOC110659907 gene encoding uncharacterized protein LOC110659907 isoform X2; the protein is MSGTRIKTRKRNIAEPLDPAAFADAVVQIYLDNAGDLELIAKSIESSDLNLSRYGDTFFEVVFTGGRTQPGTTKPDEGERHPYSIIDCEPKREIILPSVIYIQKILRRRPFLIKNLENVMRRFLQSLELFEENERKKLAIFTALAFSQKLSGLPPETVFQPLLKDNLVAKGLVLSFITDFFKEYLVDNSLDDLISILKRGKVEDNLLDFFPSAKRSAECFSEHFTKEGLVPLVEYNEKKTFEVKLKEMKSALTTLIAEEADITDVIETVKQRVKDAKLPDTEVVRVLWDVLMDAVQWSGKNQQQNANAALRQVKTWAKLLNTFCTNGKLELELMYKVQMQCYEDAKLMKLFPEIVRSLYDQDVLAEDTILHWFRKGANPKGRQTFVKALEPFVNWLEEAEEEE